The following proteins are encoded in a genomic region of Sneathiella marina:
- a CDS encoding DMT family transporter → MKTSGASSDLWPSLGIIGAGILWGLFWLPVRALGDLGLEGAWPGIVMYAGAALFLSPVLVVSWKTIRPIWKPLALSGLFTGAAFACYATSLLFTEVIRTILLFYLTPVWGTLLGIIFLGEKFTLSRAIALVSGLGGLLVVIGLGTEFPWPRNLGDWLALIAGMFWALGTMLLYRMGTVATLAQSLSFVCGALVVTGGALLLGGDIFGATPSPAQLVGAIPFGLLAALYVIPMLILTVWPATRLSPARVGILLMSEVVVGVGSAALLSGEPFGLREVIGTCLIAGAGIIEVLGQRSK, encoded by the coding sequence ATGAAAACATCAGGGGCCTCTTCGGATCTGTGGCCAAGCCTCGGAATTATTGGTGCCGGGATCCTGTGGGGGTTGTTCTGGCTGCCCGTACGCGCCCTCGGTGACCTGGGGCTGGAGGGCGCCTGGCCGGGCATTGTTATGTATGCCGGTGCGGCCCTGTTCTTATCCCCTGTTCTGGTTGTCAGCTGGAAAACCATCCGGCCCATCTGGAAACCCCTGGCGCTCAGTGGCCTGTTCACGGGCGCGGCCTTCGCCTGTTATGCCACCAGCCTGCTGTTTACCGAAGTCATCCGCACCATCCTGCTGTTCTATTTAACGCCGGTCTGGGGCACGCTTTTGGGAATTATTTTTCTGGGAGAGAAATTCACCCTGAGCCGCGCTATTGCGCTTGTTTCCGGGCTGGGAGGATTACTGGTTGTCATTGGACTGGGAACAGAATTTCCCTGGCCGCGCAATCTCGGGGACTGGCTGGCACTGATCGCCGGCATGTTCTGGGCGTTGGGCACCATGCTCCTGTATCGCATGGGCACCGTCGCTACCCTGGCACAGAGCCTGTCCTTTGTTTGCGGTGCCCTGGTGGTGACCGGCGGTGCCCTGCTGCTGGGCGGGGATATTTTTGGCGCGACACCATCGCCCGCTCAACTGGTCGGCGCCATACCGTTTGGGCTCTTGGCGGCGCTGTATGTCATACCGATGCTGATCCTGACCGTCTGGCCGGCAACCCGTCTCAGTCCGGCGCGTGTGGGAATTTTGCTGATGAGCGAGGTGGTTGTCGGTGTTGGCTCTGCCGCCCTGCTGTCGGGGGAGCCCTTCGGCCTGCGCGAAGTGATCGGCACCTGCCTGATTGCCGGCGCCGGGATTATCGAGGTTCTGGGGCAGCGAAGCAAATAG